The proteins below come from a single Streptomyces spongiicola genomic window:
- a CDS encoding protein phosphatase 2C domain-containing protein, with translation MSQQGERPAAGDDWWNRLYDESAPDAGPAAVGDTLDDRYDSAVDTVGPEGPEGPEGPEGPVSPVGPVGTWWGPSRRGAAPWEASTAPRTPDPGGDPPMSRAGSGPCTSAKSPVPPSAPSPPGAPPGAPPGASSGASSGASASDPRTPVDYADPPPVPASVPLADPPPVPPAPARPPSVPLSAPPSVPPPVPPSDSRTGSGPSAAVVPPSRPPASPAPAPAEPPPVPPRRDRAGEPPAKPPRRPAAAPPAAAPPDPERESRTAGRLGPVPRGRRKEVADRGRAGYVGDRPPTYDAEPTALPAADPRQLDGLVADTVLDGARYGAFTLRAASVRGDSARYRGEHRRDALLTARFGAGEGALLLVAVATGARAAEGAHLAAADACRLIGDAVGRSHSRLAEDIRAGRRGDLKSGLHRLTDRSFGRLRASAAELGVPPEEYTASLRCLLLPADHACRTRVFFGVGAGGLFRLRDGGWQDLEPSPPDALSGEPVVGYGSPPQETREGDRLTMDLGVTTPPSPHIDAPVPPPAEPFRFRASVARPGDTLLLCSSGLADPMHGEPAFAGELAARWAETEPPGLAAYLADIQLRVKGYADDRTACAVWDA, from the coding sequence ATGAGTCAGCAGGGGGAGAGGCCCGCCGCGGGCGACGACTGGTGGAACCGGCTGTACGACGAGTCCGCCCCGGACGCCGGCCCCGCCGCCGTGGGCGACACGCTCGACGACCGTTACGACTCCGCGGTGGACACCGTCGGCCCCGAAGGCCCCGAAGGCCCCGAAGGCCCCGAAGGCCCGGTAAGTCCGGTAGGCCCGGTAGGCACCTGGTGGGGCCCGTCCCGCCGAGGCGCCGCCCCCTGGGAGGCGTCCACCGCCCCGCGTACCCCTGACCCGGGCGGGGACCCGCCCATGTCCCGCGCGGGGTCCGGGCCGTGTACGTCCGCGAAGTCGCCCGTACCGCCATCCGCGCCATCGCCGCCGGGCGCGCCGCCGGGCGCGCCGCCGGGCGCGTCGTCGGGGGCGTCGTCGGGGGCGTCCGCGTCCGATCCGCGTACCCCGGTGGACTACGCCGATCCGCCGCCCGTGCCCGCTTCCGTGCCCCTCGCCGATCCGCCGCCCGTGCCTCCGGCTCCCGCCCGGCCGCCGTCCGTACCACTGTCCGCGCCGCCGTCGGTACCGCCGCCCGTACCGCCGTCCGACTCCCGTACCGGGTCCGGGCCCTCCGCGGCCGTCGTTCCCCCGTCGCGCCCGCCGGCCTCACCCGCACCGGCCCCCGCCGAGCCCCCGCCCGTGCCGCCCCGGCGGGACCGTGCGGGGGAGCCCCCCGCGAAGCCCCCGCGGCGGCCCGCGGCAGCGCCGCCCGCCGCCGCACCCCCCGATCCGGAGAGGGAGAGCCGCACCGCGGGGCGGCTCGGGCCCGTGCCGCGGGGCCGGCGCAAGGAGGTCGCGGACCGGGGGAGGGCCGGGTATGTGGGGGACCGGCCGCCCACCTACGACGCCGAGCCCACCGCACTGCCCGCCGCCGATCCGCGGCAGCTCGACGGGCTCGTCGCGGACACCGTGCTGGACGGCGCCCGGTACGGCGCGTTCACCCTGCGGGCAGCCTCCGTCCGCGGCGACTCGGCCCGCTACCGCGGTGAGCACCGCCGCGACGCGCTCCTCACCGCGCGCTTCGGGGCCGGTGAGGGCGCTCTCCTGCTGGTCGCCGTGGCCACCGGAGCGCGGGCCGCGGAGGGGGCGCACCTCGCCGCCGCCGACGCCTGCCGCTTGATCGGCGATGCCGTCGGCCGCAGCCACAGCCGGCTGGCCGAGGACATAAGGGCCGGTCGGCGCGGCGACCTCAAGTCGGGGCTCCACCGGCTCACCGACCGGTCCTTCGGCAGGCTCCGCGCCAGCGCGGCCGAACTGGGCGTTCCTCCGGAGGAGTACACGGCGAGCCTGCGGTGCCTGCTGCTGCCCGCCGACCACGCCTGCCGCACGCGGGTGTTCTTCGGCGTCGGCGCCGGGGGCCTGTTCCGCCTCCGCGACGGCGGCTGGCAGGACCTGGAGCCGTCTCCTCCCGACGCCCTCTCCGGCGAACCGGTCGTCGGCTATGGCTCCCCGCCCCAGGAGACCCGCGAGGGCGACCGGCTCACCATGGATCTGGGCGTGACGACGCCTCCGTCGCCGCACATCGACGCGCCCGTCCCACCCCCGGCGGAGCCCTTCCGGTTCCGCGCCTCGGTGGCCCGCCCGGGTGACACCCTGCTGCTCTGCAGCAGCGGGCTGGCCGACCCGATGCACGGCGAGCCGGCGTTCGCCGGGGAACTGGCGGCGCGCTGGGCGGAGACGGAGCCGCCCGGTCTCGCCGCGTACCTGGCCGACATCCAGCTGAGGGTGAAGGGTTACGCCGACGACCGTACGGCGTGTGCCGTCTGGGATGCGTGA
- a CDS encoding ATP-binding protein has product MAGRQGSSGAAQLRRSVRRADLRAVAEVRRALRALLGHWGEPGSAEVAELLTSELVTNALVHTEEGAVVTATVAPARLLVEVRDFTAGLVEAPGEPVPDESTHGRGLLLVQSLADAWGVRAHGLGKAVWFELRPGRA; this is encoded by the coding sequence ATGGCGGGGCGTCAAGGCAGCTCGGGAGCGGCGCAGTTGCGGCGCAGCGTCCGGCGCGCGGACCTCAGGGCGGTAGCGGAGGTGAGGAGGGCGCTGCGGGCCCTCCTGGGGCACTGGGGCGAGCCGGGCTCGGCCGAGGTGGCGGAGCTGCTGACCAGCGAACTGGTGACGAACGCGCTGGTGCACACGGAGGAAGGGGCCGTCGTCACGGCCACGGTGGCACCCGCACGACTCCTCGTCGAGGTGCGGGACTTCACGGCCGGGCTGGTGGAAGCGCCCGGTGAGCCGGTGCCAGACGAGAGCACGCACGGCAGGGGCCTGCTGCTGGTGCAGAGCCTGGCCGACGCGTGGGGGGTCCGGGCCCACGGACTGGGCAAGGCGGTCTGGTTCGAGCTGCGCCCCGGGCGGGCGTGA
- a CDS encoding DUF2637 domain-containing protein has protein sequence MRLTDISLDWLLPGGVMLAGVVAAVVVLARGKRARDKAATEDSWERSEERRRRKEALYATASYVLLFCCAAVAAALSFHGLVGFGRQNLNLSGGWEYLVPFGLDGAAMFCSVLAVREASHGDAALGSRILVWLFAGAAAWFNWVHAPRGLGHDGAPQFFAGMSLSAAVLFDRALKQTRRAALREQGLVPRPLPQIRVVRWLRAPRETFGAWSLMLLEGVRTLDEAVEEVREDRRQKEQERMRRREREKLERARLRALSRQHRAWGRRGGRQVEVTTGSGGGHSGSAPAVEPVAEPAIAEPGQLPSRSRLSLEAVKTSDPVTVDLTAEDDTQALPRLDSLERKLKHLEQQFG, from the coding sequence ATGAGACTGACCGACATATCGCTCGACTGGCTGCTCCCGGGCGGTGTGATGCTCGCCGGGGTGGTGGCGGCGGTGGTGGTGCTCGCGCGCGGCAAGCGCGCCCGCGACAAGGCCGCGACCGAGGACTCCTGGGAGCGCAGCGAGGAGCGCCGCAGACGCAAGGAGGCCCTCTACGCCACCGCTTCCTACGTGCTCCTCTTCTGCTGCGCCGCCGTCGCCGCGGCGCTGTCGTTCCACGGTCTGGTCGGCTTCGGCCGGCAGAACCTGAACCTGTCCGGAGGCTGGGAGTACCTGGTCCCGTTCGGCCTCGACGGCGCCGCGATGTTCTGCTCGGTACTCGCGGTGCGCGAGGCCAGCCACGGCGACGCGGCGCTCGGCTCGCGCATCCTGGTGTGGCTGTTCGCGGGAGCCGCGGCCTGGTTCAACTGGGTCCACGCTCCGCGCGGGCTCGGCCACGACGGTGCGCCGCAGTTCTTCGCCGGCATGTCGCTGTCCGCGGCGGTGCTCTTCGACCGCGCCCTGAAGCAGACCCGCAGGGCCGCGCTGCGCGAACAGGGCCTGGTTCCCCGCCCGTTGCCGCAGATCCGGGTCGTACGGTGGCTGCGGGCGCCCCGCGAGACCTTCGGCGCCTGGTCGCTGATGCTGCTGGAGGGCGTCCGCACCCTCGATGAGGCGGTCGAGGAAGTGCGCGAGGACCGGCGGCAGAAGGAGCAGGAGCGCATGCGCAGGCGCGAGCGGGAGAAGCTGGAGCGGGCCCGGCTGCGGGCGCTCAGCCGGCAGCACCGGGCATGGGGCCGGCGCGGCGGCCGGCAGGTGGAGGTCACCACCGGCTCGGGCGGTGGGCACTCGGGTTCCGCCCCGGCCGTCGAGCCCGTCGCGGAGCCTGCCATAGCAGAGCCGGGACAACTGCCGTCGCGCTCAAGGCTCTCCCTCGAGGCGGTCAAGACCAGTGACCCGGTCACGGTCGACCTGACGGCCGAGGACGACACCCAGGCGCTTCCCCGCCTGGACTCCCTTGAACGCAAACTCAAGCACCTTGAGCAGCAGTTCGGCTGA
- a CDS encoding (2Fe-2S)-binding protein gives MSAVFPGLGVRQLADGEPTPRGPGWVAAEDLAAGGAALDAFLAWDSAQVLRDYGQRARQDVVASFGLHRYAWPACLLVTVPWFLERRVPRLPVEDVAYQRSRGRMAVRVRGFACLPGDPAAALPAARVVADEDALRAEVRNAVAEHLEPVLDGFGPRMRRGRRALWGMATDEIVEGLWYVAHLLGEERRAMAELAALLPGTTRPYVGTAGFRELTGPSGEPLPTRDRASCCMFYTLRPEDTCVTCPRTCDADRVRRLAARD, from the coding sequence ATGTCCGCGGTGTTCCCCGGTCTCGGCGTGCGGCAGCTCGCGGACGGGGAGCCGACGCCGCGCGGACCCGGCTGGGTCGCGGCGGAGGACCTGGCGGCGGGCGGCGCGGCTCTCGACGCGTTCCTGGCGTGGGACAGCGCACAGGTGCTCCGGGACTACGGGCAGCGGGCCCGTCAGGACGTCGTGGCGAGCTTCGGGCTCCACCGCTATGCCTGGCCTGCCTGCCTGCTGGTCACGGTCCCGTGGTTCCTGGAGCGGCGGGTGCCTCGGCTCCCGGTCGAGGACGTCGCGTACCAGCGGTCCCGCGGCCGGATGGCCGTCCGCGTGCGCGGCTTCGCCTGCCTGCCCGGCGATCCCGCTGCCGCGCTTCCGGCCGCGCGGGTGGTCGCCGACGAGGACGCCTTGCGCGCGGAGGTGCGCAACGCCGTCGCCGAGCACTTGGAGCCGGTCCTCGACGGCTTCGGCCCGCGCATGCGGCGGGGGCGGCGGGCACTGTGGGGCATGGCCACGGACGAGATCGTCGAGGGCCTCTGGTACGTGGCGCACCTCCTCGGCGAGGAGCGCCGCGCGATGGCGGAGCTGGCGGCTCTGCTGCCCGGCACCACCAGGCCGTACGTCGGCACGGCCGGCTTCCGCGAACTCACCGGTCCGTCCGGGGAGCCGCTGCCCACCAGGGACCGGGCGAGCTGCTGCATGTTCTACACACTGCGCCCCGAGGACACCTGTGTCACCTGTCCTCGCACCTGCGACGCCGACCGTGTGCGGCGGCTCGCCGCCCGGGACTGA
- a CDS encoding GntR family transcriptional regulator, with amino-acid sequence MDGGPGRGPSGTDGPVPRRREEGAEAASAARARGEHTHGEPPAPGTVVRRHSVRGQVLDALRAALVSGELRPGEVYSAPVLGERYGVSATPVREAMQQLAVEGAVETIPNRGFRVVVRTVRELAELAEVRCLIEVPVMLRLARTVPPACWAELVPLAEATTAAAATGDRAGYAESDRAFHRAVLSLAGNEQLVAVADDLHRRSQWPLLNSPAPRRADLVADAAEHAALLDALMAQDLPVVASLVREHFNGSGH; translated from the coding sequence CTGGACGGGGGACCGGGCCGGGGGCCGTCCGGCACCGACGGCCCCGTCCCGCGCAGACGTGAAGAGGGGGCGGAGGCCGCGTCCGCCGCCCGGGCCCGCGGTGAGCACACCCATGGCGAGCCCCCGGCGCCCGGCACGGTCGTCCGTCGCCACTCCGTGCGCGGCCAGGTACTGGACGCGCTTCGTGCGGCTCTCGTCAGCGGCGAACTGCGCCCCGGCGAGGTCTACTCGGCGCCCGTGCTCGGCGAGCGGTACGGCGTCTCCGCCACCCCCGTACGCGAGGCGATGCAGCAGCTCGCCGTCGAAGGAGCGGTCGAGACGATCCCGAACCGGGGCTTCCGCGTGGTCGTGCGCACGGTCCGGGAACTGGCCGAACTCGCCGAGGTCCGCTGCCTCATCGAGGTTCCGGTGATGCTGAGGCTCGCCCGTACCGTCCCGCCCGCGTGCTGGGCCGAACTCGTCCCGCTCGCCGAGGCGACCACCGCCGCCGCCGCGACCGGCGACCGGGCGGGCTATGCGGAGTCCGACCGCGCCTTCCACCGCGCCGTGCTCTCGCTCGCCGGGAACGAACAGCTCGTCGCCGTCGCGGACGACCTCCACCGCCGCTCCCAGTGGCCTCTCCTCAACTCACCCGCCCCCCGCCGGGCGGACCTGGTGGCCGACGCGGCCGAGCACGCGGCGCTGCTGGACGCGCTCATGGCGCAGGACCTGCCCGTGGTGGCCTCCCTGGTACGGGAGCACTTCAACGGCTCGGGACACTAG